GAACGCTGACCGACACACTGCGTGATGTTCAGGGGTGCGGCTGAGGGCGGCCGGGCCCCCGGAAACCACCCCTGCGGCTCGGCCGCGGGTGGGTGAGAGATGAATGTCAGGGGCCGGGGGGTAGCGAACCCCCCGGCCCCTGACGCCTGTTCGTGACCGGTTCCGATCAGGCGCGATCGATTCTTTGTCCTTCTTCGGCGTGTGGTCGACGGGGTTATCGGTCTGCCGTGCGAGGCCTCATACCAGAGCGGGACGCTCCCTGTGGGAGTTTGTCAACTGCCCACCGCACCTGATGCGTTGACGACTACTGTCAGTGTCCGTCGGGCGACGCGGGGCCGAATTGTTCGGCTCTCTCGACCGGCACCGCGATGGCGTATGCCCGAATCGCGCATCCCGCGCGAACCAACCGGCCCGACGCACCAGTACGAGGACGCCGATGTCTCAACTCCGTGCACCGGCCGCACGCGCAGACCGCCGTGAGGGCGGCCGGCACGGGCGACCGGCCGCCCGACCCGTGCCCGCACTGCCCGAGACGCACATACGCCCCCAACTCCTGCGCCTCGCCGTGCTGCCGCCCGTCGCGGTCGCGCTGAGCGCCAGCGCGGCCGTCCTGTTCACCGTCCGCTCCACCGGAGCGCGGACCAGCCTCACCCTCTGGGGTGTCCTCGCCGGAGCCACATCGGTGACGTTCGCGGGCATCCTGATTGCCGCCGTCGCCGCGGGCCGCGCCGCGAGTTCCGTCAGCGACCGCATCGGCGCCCTGCGCCGCAGCAGCGCGCGCGGCGAGGCCGATCTGCGCGACCTGGTCGAGGCGCTGCGCCGCGGCGAGGGCCCGCCCCCGCGCAAGCCGCGCGCCAAGCCTCCCGGGGACGCCGACGACTTCGACCTCCTCGCCGCCGACCTGGCACACGCGCACGACGGCGCGGTCACCGCCGTCGTCGCGGCCGCGCAGCTCTCCAGCCAGGCGGGCAGCGAACAGAAGGTCGAGGTCTTCGTCAACCTCGCCCGGCGCCTGCAGTCGCTGGTGCACCGGGAGATCTCCATCCTCGACGAGCTGGAGAACGAGATCGAGGACCCCGACCTGCTCAAGGGCCTCTTCCACGTCGACCACCTCGCCACCCGCATCCGCCGCCACGCCGAGAACCTCGCCGTCCTCGGCGGCGCCGTCTCCCGCCGGCAGTGGAGCAACCCGGTCTCCATGACCGAGGTGCTGCGCTCCGCCATCGCCGAGGTCGAGCAGTACTCCCGCGTCAAACTCGTGCCGCCGATCGACGGCACCCTGCGCGGCCACGCCGTCGCCGACGTGATCCACCTGCTGGCCGAACTCGTCGAGAACGCCACGGTGTTCTCCGCCCCGCACACCCAGGTGCTGCTCCGCGTCAACCTCGTGACCTCGGGCCTCGCCGTCGAGGTCGAGGACCGCGGACTCGGCATGCCCGCCGGGGAACAGAGCCGGATGAACGCCCTGCTGACCGACCCCGACCAGGTCAACGTCGCCAGCCTGCTGGCCGACGGCCGCATCGGCCTGTTCGTGGTCTCCCAGCTCGCCCGCCGCCACGGCATCCACGTCCGCCTGCAGACCAACATCTACGGCGGGGTGCAGGCCGTACTCGTGGTGCCACAGGCCCTGTTGGGTACGGCGCAGGGCGCCCCCGGGGCCGTAGGACAGCCGCAGGACACCTTGGGTGGGGGGCGGCCGCTCGTTCCGCCGCAGCAGCTTCCGCAGGGTGGGGCGCCGGGTGGGGCCGAGGGCGTTGGTCAACACGCCGTCGGTCAAGGCGCACCGGGGCGGCACCAGCGTGAGGCCGGGGCGCCGGGGCGGCATCAACGGCGGGACTCCGTACCGTCCGCCGCAGCGGGGCCGAACGGCGGCGGACCGGTGCCGTTGCCCGTGCGCGGCGCCCACGCGGAACGCGCCAACCCCTCGGAGGCGGTGCCCGGCATCCGTCCCGACGACCGGGGGACCGTGGCCGAGAACGTGACCGCACCGACCGTCCCGCGCGGCGGAGCGGTACGCGGCACCATGGGCAAGCCGCCCCAGCTGCCCCGGCGCCGCGCCCAGGAACACATCGCCCCCCAACTCCGCGACGGCCCGGCACCGCGCCAGGACTCCGACGACCCGGCAGGCCACGACCCGGGCCTGATGGCCGCCTTCCAGCGGGGGATCGGTCTCGCGGAGGCGCGGCAGCACATGGAGACGGCCGAGTCGGTGGAGGCGACCGAGGTGGCGTCACCACACAGGGAGGCACACCAGGTCATGGAGTCGTCGCATAGGGAGGGGCCGCAGGTGGAGGCGTCGGACGTGGACTCGGACCACCCGGAGTTCGTGTCCACAGGCCAGGTCTACACCGGCGAGGTCCACACGGGCGGTCTCTACATGAACGCGCTCCACGCGGACCCGTCCGCCCCGGAACCGTCCCCCGTGGAGCAGGAGCAACCGCACATGTCGGCAACACACATGGGCTCCGGCTACATGGACACCGCGCTGCACCGCTACACCACTCAGCCCACGGCACCGGAGACGGGCACGGACCACTTCACCCTCGCCCCCCACATGGACGCGGCCCCCATAGCCGAGGCGCACGCGCATGTGCTCGGCCACGACCACGACTTCACCGCCCGGCACGACGGGAGCGCATCAGCCGGATGAGCACGCAGGCCCCCACCCCCACTGGCACCCCCACCAGTGCTCCCGCAGACCTTCGTACCCCAAGGAGTCGATCCACCATGGCGAGCGATGCGCCGACCGGCCATGTATCCGATCTCGACTGGCTGATGAGCGGCCTCGTGCAGCGCGTACCGCACACCACCAGCGCGGTCCTGCTCTCCTGCGACGGGCTCGTGAAGTCGGTTCACGGGCTGGACCCCGACAGCGCCGACCACATGGCCGCCCTGGCCTCCGGGCTGTACTCCCTCGGCCGGAGCGCGGGCGTCCGCTTCGGTGACGGCGGAGACGTCCGGCAGGTCGTCGTCGAACTCGACTCGACCCTCCTCTTCGTCACCACGGCCGGATCCGGCACCTGTCTCGCCGTGCTCGCCGGCCGCGAGGC
The nucleotide sequence above comes from Streptomyces sp. N50. Encoded proteins:
- a CDS encoding roadblock/LC7 domain-containing protein; the protein is MASDAPTGHVSDLDWLMSGLVQRVPHTTSAVLLSCDGLVKSVHGLDPDSADHMAALASGLYSLGRSAGVRFGDGGDVRQVVVELDSTLLFVTTAGSGTCLAVLAGREADAAVLGYEMAMLVKSVRPYLVTAPRQHAVESPAMRP
- a CDS encoding sensor histidine kinase — protein: MSQLRAPAARADRREGGRHGRPAARPVPALPETHIRPQLLRLAVLPPVAVALSASAAVLFTVRSTGARTSLTLWGVLAGATSVTFAGILIAAVAAGRAASSVSDRIGALRRSSARGEADLRDLVEALRRGEGPPPRKPRAKPPGDADDFDLLAADLAHAHDGAVTAVVAAAQLSSQAGSEQKVEVFVNLARRLQSLVHREISILDELENEIEDPDLLKGLFHVDHLATRIRRHAENLAVLGGAVSRRQWSNPVSMTEVLRSAIAEVEQYSRVKLVPPIDGTLRGHAVADVIHLLAELVENATVFSAPHTQVLLRVNLVTSGLAVEVEDRGLGMPAGEQSRMNALLTDPDQVNVASLLADGRIGLFVVSQLARRHGIHVRLQTNIYGGVQAVLVVPQALLGTAQGAPGAVGQPQDTLGGGRPLVPPQQLPQGGAPGGAEGVGQHAVGQGAPGRHQREAGAPGRHQRRDSVPSAAAGPNGGGPVPLPVRGAHAERANPSEAVPGIRPDDRGTVAENVTAPTVPRGGAVRGTMGKPPQLPRRRAQEHIAPQLRDGPAPRQDSDDPAGHDPGLMAAFQRGIGLAEARQHMETAESVEATEVASPHREAHQVMESSHREGPQVEASDVDSDHPEFVSTGQVYTGEVHTGGLYMNALHADPSAPEPSPVEQEQPHMSATHMGSGYMDTALHRYTTQPTAPETGTDHFTLAPHMDAAPIAEAHAHVLGHDHDFTARHDGSASAG